The following coding sequences are from one Neovison vison isolate M4711 chromosome X, ASM_NN_V1, whole genome shotgun sequence window:
- the LOC122896426 gene encoding heterogeneous nuclear ribonucleoprotein A1-like, with protein MSKSESPKEPEQLQKLFIGGLSFETTNESLRSHFEQWGTLTDCVVMRDPNTKRSRGFGFVTYATVEEVDAAMNARPHKVDGRVVEPKRAVSREDSQRPGAHLTVKKIFVGGIKEDTEEHHLRDYFEQYGKIEVIEIMTDQGSGKKRGFAFVTFDDHDSVDKIVIQKYHTVNGHNCEVRKVLSKQEMASASSSQRGRSGSGNFGGGRGGGFGGNDNFGRRGNFSGRGGFGGSRGSGGYGGSGYGYNGFGNDGSNFGGGGSYNDFGNYNNQSSNFGPMKGGNFGGRNSGPYGGGGQYFAKP; from the coding sequence ATGTCTAAGTCAGAGTCTCCCAAAGAGCCTGAACAGCTACAGAAGCTCTTCATCGGAGGTCTGAGCTTTGAAACAACCAATGAGAGTCTGAGGAGCCATTTTGAGCAATGGGGAACACTTACGGACTGTGTGGTAATGAGAGATCCGAACACCAAGCGCTCCAGAGGATTTGGGTTTGTCACATATGCCACTGTGGAGGAGGTGGATGCAGCCATGAATGCAAGGCCACACAAGGTGGATGGAAGAGTTGTGGAACCAAAGAGGGCtgtctcaagagaagattctcaaagacctggtgcccacttaactgtgaaaaagatttttgttggtggcattaaagaagacactgaagaacatcatctaagagattatttcgaacagtatgggaaaatcgaagtgattgagatcatgactgaccaaggcagtggcaaaaagaggggttttgcttttgtaacatttgatgaccatgattctgtagacaagattgtcattcaaaaataccatactgtgaatggccacaactgtgaagtaaggaaagtgctctctaagcaagagatggctagtgcttcatccagccaaagaggtcgaagtggttctggaaactttggtggtggtcgcggaggtggttttggtgggaatgacaactttggtcgcagaggaaacttcagtggtcgaggtggctttggtggcagtcGAGGTAGTGGTGGATATGGTGGCAGTGGGTATGGCTATAACGGATTTGGTAATGATGGAAGCAACTTTGGAGGTGGTGGAAGCTATaatgattttggcaattacaacaaTCAATCCTCAAATTTTGGACCCATGAAAGGA